A window of the Kosakonia radicincitans DSM 16656 genome harbors these coding sequences:
- the hyfF gene encoding hydrogenase 4 subunit F — protein MSHALMFTLLLLTPLVVSALCFACRLSGNAARTLVTVVHSLGITLLLIVALWTVAEAVQEGEIFGAHRWLHIDSLSGLFLSLLGIIGFLTGLYSIGYMRHEVDHGEISVSTLCYYYGFFHLFLFTMLLVVTSNNLIVMWAAIEATTLSSAFLVGIYGQRSSLEAAWKYIIICTVGVAFGLFGTVLVYANAASFMAEPDHAIFWTEVLKESSKLDPTLMVLAFVFVLIGFGTKTGLFPMHAWLPDAHSEAPSPVSALLSAVLLNCALLVLIRYYIIICHAIGDSFPNTLLLVFGMLSVGVAAFFILVQQDMKRLLAYSSVENMGLVAVALGIGGPLGIFAALLHTLNHSLAKTLLFCGSGNVLLKYGTRNLDVVCGMLKVMPLTAVLLGGGALALGGMPPFNIFLSEFMTVTAGLAAEHLVVTLVLLLLLTLVLGGLVRMVAKVLFATPPQQVASGERGWLTTVPMVLLLVMMLVMGTHIPQPVSRLLAGASSIVLSGDDERPTRLSWLWVTFDTTATSATPSHVQGE, from the coding sequence ATGAGTCATGCATTGATGTTCACGCTGTTGCTATTGACGCCGCTGGTTGTCTCTGCGCTCTGTTTTGCCTGCCGGTTGAGCGGGAATGCGGCGCGGACGCTGGTCACGGTGGTGCACTCACTGGGCATTACGCTGTTACTGATTGTCGCATTGTGGACGGTGGCAGAAGCCGTGCAGGAAGGGGAAATTTTCGGCGCGCACCGCTGGCTGCACATTGATAGTTTGAGCGGTCTATTTTTGTCGCTGCTGGGGATTATCGGTTTTCTCACCGGGCTGTATTCGATTGGCTATATGCGTCATGAAGTCGATCACGGCGAAATCAGCGTATCCACGCTCTGTTACTACTACGGTTTCTTTCATCTGTTCCTGTTCACCATGTTACTGGTTGTGACCAGCAACAACCTGATTGTGATGTGGGCAGCAATTGAGGCCACCACCCTCAGCTCGGCGTTTCTGGTGGGTATTTACGGTCAACGCTCCTCGCTGGAAGCAGCGTGGAAATACATCATCATCTGTACCGTTGGCGTGGCATTTGGCCTGTTCGGCACCGTGCTGGTGTATGCCAATGCCGCCAGCTTTATGGCCGAGCCGGATCACGCCATTTTCTGGACGGAAGTGCTGAAAGAGAGCAGCAAACTCGACCCGACATTAATGGTGCTGGCTTTTGTCTTTGTGCTGATCGGTTTTGGGACCAAAACCGGCCTTTTCCCGATGCACGCCTGGCTGCCGGATGCGCACAGTGAAGCCCCCAGCCCGGTGAGCGCCCTGCTCTCGGCGGTGCTGCTCAACTGCGCGCTGCTGGTGCTGATTCGTTACTACATCATTATTTGTCACGCCATTGGCGACAGCTTCCCCAATACGCTACTGCTGGTGTTCGGCATGCTGTCGGTTGGCGTTGCCGCCTTCTTCATCCTGGTACAGCAAGATATGAAACGCCTGCTGGCCTACTCCAGCGTAGAAAATATGGGGCTGGTGGCGGTGGCGCTCGGTATCGGCGGACCGCTCGGCATCTTCGCCGCGCTGCTGCATACCCTCAATCACAGCCTCGCCAAAACGCTGCTGTTCTGCGGCTCCGGCAATGTGCTGCTGAAGTACGGCACCCGCAATCTGGATGTGGTATGCGGCATGTTGAAAGTGATGCCGCTGACCGCCGTGTTGCTTGGCGGCGGTGCGCTGGCGCTCGGCGGTATGCCGCCATTCAACATCTTCCTCAGTGAATTTATGACTGTCACCGCCGGGCTGGCGGCTGAGCACCTGGTGGTAACGCTGGTGCTGCTGTTGCTGCTGACGCTGGTACTTGGCGGGCTGGTGCGCATGGTCGCCAAAGTGCTGTTCGCCACGCCGCCGCAGCAGGTTGCCAGCGGTGAACGGGGCTGGCTGACCACCGTTCCGATGGTGCTGTTACTGGTGATGATGCTGGTGATGGGTACCCATATTCCGCAGCCGGTCAGCCGTTTGCTGGCCGGAGCCTCAAGCATCGTACTGTCCGGCGACGATGAGCGCCCCACCCGGCTGAGCTGGCTGTGGGTCACGTTTGATACTACCGCCACGTCGGCAACACCATCGCACGTCCAGGGAGAGTGA
- the hyfE gene encoding hydrogenase 4 membrane subunit: MTGTLLVNNLAGLMMFTSLLVTCARRYSVSCWLYALQSLVLVSIFFTLSQLLDAEQLLMWSFSAFFTKVLLVPLIMGYAFRKMAPDGAGERLFGPATLVLMAAAIVLLCWFVVHPVQLPMVAQLKPALSVALGHFLLGLLCIISQRNILRQVFGYCLMENGSHLVLALLAWRAPELVEIGIATDAIFAVIVMALLARKIWRTHGTLDVNNLTALKG, translated from the coding sequence ATGACGGGAACTTTGCTTGTTAACAATCTGGCGGGGCTGATGATGTTCACCTCGCTGCTGGTCACCTGCGCCAGACGCTACTCCGTCTCCTGCTGGTTGTATGCCCTGCAATCACTGGTGCTGGTCTCCATCTTTTTCACGCTGTCGCAGTTGCTGGATGCGGAACAACTGCTGATGTGGTCGTTCAGCGCCTTCTTCACCAAGGTGCTGCTGGTGCCGCTGATTATGGGCTATGCGTTTCGCAAGATGGCGCCGGATGGCGCAGGGGAACGGCTGTTTGGCCCGGCAACGCTGGTGCTGATGGCCGCAGCCATTGTGCTGCTGTGCTGGTTTGTCGTCCATCCGGTGCAACTGCCGATGGTCGCCCAGCTTAAACCAGCGCTCTCTGTCGCCCTCGGTCACTTCCTGCTGGGTCTGCTGTGCATCATCAGCCAGCGCAATATTTTGCGCCAGGTATTCGGTTACTGCCTGATGGAAAACGGCTCGCATCTGGTGCTGGCGCTGCTCGCCTGGCGCGCGCCGGAACTGGTTGAGATCGGTATAGCGACGGATGCCATTTTCGCCGTGATTGTGATGGCGCTGCTGGCAAGGAAAATCTGGCGCACCCACGGCACGCTGGATGTTAACAACCTTACGGCGCTGAAGGGGTAA
- a CDS encoding hydrogenase 4 subunit D yields METLALTTLLLPFIGALIVSLSPRRTAPQLATLFALLATAATLSLALSFYSAGREAVDIPLLAAGQIALFGLTVDRISTLILFVVVFLGLLVALYSTGYLTRGNREHPHDGSNRYYAFLLIFIGAMSGLVLSSTLLGQLLFFEITGGCSWALISYYQSEKSQRAAMKALLITHVGSLGLYLAAATLFLNTGTFALSAISQLQGAPTLLVYGGILFAAWGKSAQLPLQAWLPDAMEAPTPVSAYLHAASMVKVGVYIFARAIAEGGQIPHVIGWVGVAMATITMVYGFLMYLPQKDMKRLLAWSTISQLAWIFLALSLSTFGSPLAFKAGIVYIFNHAFAKSLFFLVAGALSYSCGTRLLPRLRGVMRTLPLAGIGFCVAALAITGVPPFNGFFSKFPLFAAGFALSNSYPILLPVMVLALVESVASFGWFIYWFGRVVPGEASEEVAQAAPLPWAMKLVLVILIVMSLCSSVIAAAWLG; encoded by the coding sequence ATGGAAACTCTTGCTTTGACGACGCTGCTGCTGCCCTTTATCGGCGCGCTGATCGTCTCACTGTCTCCCCGGCGAACCGCCCCGCAGCTTGCCACGCTGTTTGCCCTGCTGGCGACGGCGGCGACGCTGTCGCTGGCGCTCAGTTTCTACAGTGCCGGACGCGAAGCGGTGGATATTCCGCTGCTGGCGGCAGGACAGATAGCGCTGTTTGGCCTCACGGTCGATCGCATCAGCACGCTGATCCTGTTTGTGGTGGTGTTTCTCGGCCTACTGGTGGCGCTCTATTCGACCGGCTATCTGACGCGCGGCAACCGCGAGCATCCGCACGATGGCAGCAATCGCTACTACGCGTTTTTGCTGATTTTTATCGGTGCGATGTCCGGGCTGGTGCTCTCTTCAACGCTGCTGGGTCAACTGCTGTTTTTCGAAATTACCGGCGGCTGCTCCTGGGCGCTGATCAGCTATTACCAGAGCGAAAAATCACAGCGCGCGGCCATGAAAGCGCTGCTGATTACCCATGTTGGTTCGCTGGGATTATATCTGGCCGCCGCCACGCTGTTCCTCAACACCGGCACCTTTGCCCTGAGCGCCATCAGCCAGTTGCAGGGCGCGCCAACCTTGCTGGTGTATGGCGGCATTCTGTTTGCCGCCTGGGGGAAATCAGCCCAGTTGCCGTTACAAGCCTGGCTGCCGGATGCGATGGAAGCACCAACCCCGGTGAGCGCTTACTTACACGCCGCGTCAATGGTGAAAGTCGGCGTCTATATTTTCGCCCGCGCCATCGCCGAAGGCGGCCAGATACCCCATGTCATCGGCTGGGTCGGTGTGGCGATGGCAACGATAACGATGGTCTACGGCTTTTTGATGTACCTGCCGCAAAAAGATATGAAGCGGCTGCTGGCATGGTCGACCATTTCGCAACTGGCATGGATCTTCCTCGCGCTGTCGCTCTCCACCTTCGGTTCGCCGCTGGCCTTCAAAGCGGGGATTGTTTACATCTTCAACCACGCTTTCGCCAAGAGCCTGTTCTTCCTCGTCGCCGGTGCGCTGAGCTACAGCTGCGGCACTCGCCTGTTGCCGCGCTTGCGTGGGGTGATGCGCACGCTGCCGCTGGCGGGTATCGGCTTTTGCGTTGCCGCACTCGCCATCACTGGTGTTCCGCCGTTTAACGGCTTCTTCAGCAAATTTCCCCTCTTTGCCGCCGGGTTCGCGCTGTCGAATAGCTACCCGATCCTGCTGCCGGTGATGGTGCTGGCGCTGGTGGAATCGGTCGCCAGCTTCGGCTGGTTTATCTACTGGTTTGGCCGCGTCGTACCGGGCGAAGCGAGTGAAGAGGTGGCGCAGGCCGCACCGTTGCCGTGGGCAATGAAACTGGTGCTGGTCATTCTGATTGTGATGTCGCTGTGCTCAAGCGTGATTGCTGCGGCGTGGCTTGGATAA
- a CDS encoding respiratory chain complex I subunit 1 family protein has protein sequence MLEQTSAWSLGLFALCQAALLLALTPLFTGISRQIRARMHSRRGPGIWQDYRDLQKLLKRQAVAPASSGLMFRVMPWVLLSSMLLVAMTLPLFIRTSPFAGAGDLITLIYLFALFRFFFALSGLDTGSPFSGLGASRELTLGILVEPMLILSLLVLALLAGSTNISAISNTLASGWISPVATLLALLACGFACFIEMGKIPFDVAEAEQELQEGPLTEYSGAGLALVKWGIGLKQVVMAALFLALFFPFGNAASLSIGAMALSLIITLIKLLVVFVLASLVENSLARGRFLLTHHLTWLGFSLAALSYVLWLTGL, from the coding sequence ATGTTAGAACAGACTTCTGCGTGGTCACTGGGGTTGTTTGCGCTGTGCCAGGCTGCCCTGTTGCTGGCGCTGACGCCGCTATTTACCGGTATTTCGCGCCAGATCCGCGCCCGCATGCACTCAAGGCGAGGGCCTGGGATCTGGCAGGATTACCGCGACCTGCAAAAACTTTTGAAACGCCAGGCGGTGGCGCCCGCCTCTTCCGGGCTGATGTTCCGCGTGATGCCGTGGGTGCTGCTCAGCAGCATGTTGCTGGTAGCGATGACATTACCGCTGTTTATCCGCACCTCGCCCTTCGCTGGCGCAGGCGATCTGATCACCCTGATTTATCTCTTTGCGCTGTTCCGCTTTTTCTTTGCCCTTTCCGGCCTTGATACCGGCAGCCCCTTCTCCGGCCTCGGTGCCAGCCGCGAACTGACGCTGGGCATTCTGGTGGAGCCGATGTTGATCCTTTCGCTGTTGGTGCTGGCGCTGCTGGCCGGTTCCACCAATATCAGCGCCATCAGCAACACGCTGGCGTCAGGCTGGATCTCACCGGTCGCCACTCTGCTAGCGCTACTCGCCTGCGGGTTCGCCTGCTTTATTGAGATGGGCAAAATCCCCTTCGACGTCGCAGAAGCCGAGCAGGAGTTGCAGGAAGGGCCGCTGACCGAATACTCCGGCGCGGGTCTGGCGCTGGTGAAATGGGGCATCGGGCTGAAGCAGGTAGTAATGGCCGCGCTGTTTCTGGCGCTGTTTTTCCCCTTCGGCAATGCCGCCAGCCTGAGCATCGGCGCGATGGCGCTGTCGCTGATTATCACGCTTATCAAATTGCTGGTGGTGTTCGTTCTGGCGTCGCTGGTGGAGAACTCGCTGGCGCGCGGACGCTTTTTGCTGACGCATCACCTTACCTGGCTCGGCTTCAGTCTGGCTGCGCTGTCGTATGTTCTCTGGTTAACCGGTCTGTAA
- the hyfB gene encoding hydrogenase 4 subunit B, translating to MDALQLLMWSIVLYVAGGVASLLLSRQQILAINVAGISAMLGGLLGIASALVALGGGETLVWQAAGPFDFAHFMVRLDSLSAFMLLVISLLVTLCGLYSLAYVREYLGKGPGAMGFFMNLFIASMVGLVVMDNAFWFIVLFEMMSLASWFLVITDQDDESIRAGMLYFFIAHAGSVLIMIAFFLMWRQSGSLDFASFRTLLLSPGTASAVFLLAFFGFGAKAGMLPLHSWLPRAHPAAPSHASALMSGVMVKIGIFGIIKVGIDLLGHSGIPLWWGVVVLAFGAVSSVLGVLYALAEHDIKRLLAWHTVENIGIILMGVGVGMAGIALHQPVIAAVGLLGALFHLLNHALFKGLLFLGAGAIIYRLHSRDMEKMGALAKRMPWTAGAFLVGCLAISAMPPLNGFISEWYTYQSLFSLTRIDAIIPRLAGPVAIVMLAITGALAAMCFVKVYGISFCGNPRSEKADQAREVPWPMIAAMLALALLCIVCGVGASVVAPHLLQVALSLTASTSLAVTQGATLVPGDAQQAMLTPSTLFLLLIALPLLPGVFWYINRQTRGNWRRSGDAWACGYAWEKGMAPSAGSFTQPLRVMFGPLYRLRKQLDPTTPLQQSLGGITQIASRTEPFWDDKIIRPLVSTTQRIARQVQYLQSGDFRLYCLYVIAALVILLLTIAL from the coding sequence ATGGATGCCCTGCAATTATTGATGTGGTCAATCGTGCTGTACGTTGCCGGTGGCGTGGCCTCGCTGTTGCTCTCCCGTCAGCAAATTCTGGCCATCAACGTCGCCGGCATCTCGGCAATGCTCGGCGGATTATTAGGTATTGCCAGCGCACTGGTCGCACTTGGCGGCGGCGAAACGCTCGTCTGGCAGGCCGCCGGGCCGTTTGATTTCGCCCACTTTATGGTGCGGCTGGATAGCCTGAGCGCCTTTATGCTGCTGGTGATTTCCCTGCTGGTCACGCTATGTGGGCTTTATTCGCTGGCCTATGTCCGCGAGTACCTCGGCAAAGGGCCGGGTGCGATGGGGTTCTTTATGAATCTGTTTATCGCCTCGATGGTCGGGCTGGTGGTGATGGATAACGCCTTCTGGTTCATTGTGCTGTTCGAAATGATGTCGCTGGCCTCGTGGTTTTTGGTTATCACCGACCAGGATGACGAATCGATCCGCGCCGGGATGCTCTACTTCTTTATTGCCCACGCCGGTTCTGTGCTGATCATGATCGCCTTCTTCCTGATGTGGCGGCAAAGCGGCAGCCTGGATTTCGCCAGCTTCCGTACCCTGTTGCTGTCACCGGGCACCGCTTCGGCGGTGTTCCTGCTCGCCTTCTTCGGCTTTGGCGCCAAAGCCGGGATGTTGCCGCTGCACAGTTGGTTGCCGCGCGCCCACCCGGCAGCCCCGTCCCACGCCTCGGCGCTGATGTCCGGCGTGATGGTGAAAATCGGGATCTTCGGCATCATCAAAGTCGGCATCGACCTGCTTGGTCATAGCGGCATTCCGCTGTGGTGGGGCGTGGTGGTGCTGGCTTTTGGCGCAGTTTCTTCAGTGCTCGGCGTACTGTATGCGCTGGCCGAGCACGACATCAAACGCCTGCTGGCGTGGCACACGGTGGAAAACATCGGCATCATTTTGATGGGCGTCGGCGTCGGCATGGCGGGGATTGCGCTGCACCAGCCGGTGATTGCCGCTGTCGGCCTGCTGGGCGCGCTGTTCCACCTGCTCAATCATGCGTTGTTTAAAGGGCTGCTGTTTCTCGGCGCCGGGGCGATTATCTACCGTCTGCACAGCCGCGATATGGAAAAAATGGGCGCGCTGGCGAAGCGGATGCCATGGACAGCGGGTGCATTTCTTGTGGGCTGTCTCGCCATTTCCGCAATGCCGCCGCTCAACGGTTTTATCAGCGAGTGGTACACCTACCAGTCGCTCTTCTCCCTGACGCGCATCGACGCCATCATTCCACGCCTCGCCGGTCCCGTCGCGATAGTGATGCTGGCGATCACCGGGGCGCTGGCCGCGATGTGCTTCGTCAAAGTCTACGGTATTAGTTTCTGCGGTAACCCGCGCAGTGAAAAAGCCGATCAGGCACGGGAAGTGCCATGGCCAATGATTGCCGCCATGCTGGCACTGGCGCTGCTCTGTATTGTGTGCGGCGTCGGTGCCAGCGTCGTCGCGCCGCACCTGTTGCAGGTTGCGCTTTCACTTACCGCCAGCACGTCTCTTGCCGTCACTCAGGGCGCAACGCTGGTTCCCGGCGACGCGCAACAGGCCATGCTGACGCCCTCCACCCTGTTCCTGCTGCTGATTGCTCTGCCGCTGCTGCCCGGCGTGTTCTGGTACATCAACCGCCAGACGCGCGGCAACTGGCGACGCAGCGGCGATGCCTGGGCCTGCGGTTACGCATGGGAGAAAGGCATGGCACCTTCAGCGGGCAGCTTTACCCAGCCGCTACGGGTGATGTTCGGCCCGCTGTATCGCCTGCGTAAACAGCTCGATCCCACCACGCCTCTGCAACAAAGCCTGGGAGGCATTACGCAGATAGCCAGCCGTACCGAACCCTTCTGGGACGACAAAATTATCCGTCCGCTGGTCAGCACGACTCAGCGTATTGCCCGTCAGGTGCAGTACCTGCAAAGCGGGGATTTCCGTCTCTATTGCCTGTATGTGATTGCCGCGCTGGTGATCCTGCTGCTGACGATTGCGCTGTGA
- a CDS encoding 4Fe-4S dicluster domain-containing protein, whose amino-acid sequence MNRFVIADPEWCIGCNTCLAACSDAHKLQGLQQHPRLTLVRTQTKTAPVLCRHCDDAPCKQVCPVNAISFKDEAVYLNETLCIGCKLCGLVCPFGAITPSGSRPLNIPARYEHHLPEEQLRDVPASPNTDHPFLRWNAGVQTIAVKCDLCHFLPEGPSCVRACPTNALHLVTDSAMHKQLKTRRELAALSSTEITFAAVSPSSEQR is encoded by the coding sequence ATGAACCGCTTTGTGATTGCCGATCCCGAGTGGTGTATAGGATGCAACACCTGCCTTGCCGCGTGTTCGGATGCGCATAAACTTCAGGGATTACAACAGCATCCGAGGCTCACGCTGGTGCGAACGCAGACGAAAACCGCACCCGTGCTCTGCCGCCACTGCGACGACGCGCCCTGTAAACAGGTGTGCCCGGTCAACGCCATCTCCTTCAAGGATGAGGCGGTTTATCTCAATGAAACCCTGTGTATCGGCTGCAAGCTGTGCGGTCTGGTCTGCCCATTCGGCGCGATCACGCCATCCGGCAGCCGTCCACTGAATATTCCCGCGCGTTACGAACATCATCTGCCGGAAGAGCAACTGCGCGATGTACCCGCCAGCCCGAACACCGACCACCCTTTTTTGCGCTGGAATGCAGGTGTGCAAACCATCGCAGTGAAATGCGATCTCTGCCACTTCCTGCCGGAAGGGCCATCCTGCGTACGGGCCTGCCCGACCAACGCCCTGCATCTGGTGACGGATTCCGCCATGCATAAACAGTTAAAAACCCGCAGAGAGCTGGCCGCCCTGAGTTCTACAGAGATCACTTTCGCGGCCGTTTCCCCTTCATCGGAGCAACGCTAA
- the bcp gene encoding thioredoxin-dependent thiol peroxidase, whose amino-acid sequence MNPLKAGDIAPKFSLPDQDGEQVNLTDFQGQRVLVYFYPKAMTPGCTVQACGLRDNMDELKKAGVEVLGISTDKPEKLSRFAEKELLNFTLLSDEDHQVCEQFGVWGEKSFMGKTYDGIHRISFLVDADGKIEHVFDDFKTSNHHDIVLNWLKENA is encoded by the coding sequence ATGAATCCACTGAAAGCCGGTGATATTGCACCGAAATTTAGCTTGCCCGATCAAGACGGAGAACAAGTAAATTTGACCGACTTCCAGGGACAGCGTGTTCTGGTCTACTTCTACCCGAAGGCGATGACACCAGGCTGTACTGTCCAGGCCTGCGGCCTGCGCGATAACATGGACGAGTTGAAGAAAGCGGGCGTAGAAGTGCTGGGTATCAGCACGGATAAGCCTGAAAAACTGTCCCGTTTTGCCGAAAAAGAGCTGCTCAATTTTACGCTGCTGTCTGATGAAGACCATCAGGTATGCGAGCAGTTTGGCGTCTGGGGTGAAAAATCCTTTATGGGTAAAACCTACGACGGCATCCACCGTATCAGCTTCCTCGTGGATGCAGACGGCAAAATTGAACATGTGTTTGATGATTTCAAAACCAGCAACCACCACGACATCGTGCTGAACTGGCTGAAAGAAAACGCCTGA
- a CDS encoding glycine cleavage system transcriptional repressor, producing the protein MTTSSQHFLVITALGADRPGIVNTITRHVSSCGCNIEDSRLAMLGEEFTFIMLLSGSWNAITLIESTLPLKGAELDLLIVMKRTDARPRPDMPATVWVQVEVPDSPHLIERFTALFDAHKMNIAELVSRTQPGNKDEVPQLFIQITAHSPASQDASNIEQAFKALCTELHAQGSINIVNYSQHDEQDGVK; encoded by the coding sequence TTGACAACCTCATCACAACATTTTTTGGTTATCACTGCGCTGGGGGCCGACCGGCCTGGCATTGTGAACACGATCACACGCCACGTCAGTAGCTGCGGTTGTAATATTGAAGACAGTCGACTGGCGATGCTGGGGGAAGAGTTCACTTTTATTATGCTGCTTTCCGGGTCGTGGAATGCCATTACGTTAATTGAATCCACCTTGCCGCTGAAAGGCGCAGAGCTGGATTTGCTGATCGTCATGAAGCGCACCGACGCCCGTCCACGCCCTGATATGCCCGCCACCGTTTGGGTGCAGGTTGAGGTTCCTGATTCACCGCATTTGATTGAGCGCTTTACGGCGCTGTTTGACGCACACAAGATGAATATTGCCGAGCTGGTTTCGCGCACGCAGCCTGGAAATAAAGATGAAGTCCCGCAGTTATTTATCCAGATCACCGCTCACAGCCCGGCCTCACAAGACGCATCAAATATTGAGCAGGCGTTCAAAGCCCTATGTACAGAACTGCACGCGCAAGGCAGTATAAACATCGTTAACTATTCTCAGCATGATGAACAGGATGGAGTTAAGTAA
- the dapA gene encoding 4-hydroxy-tetrahydrodipicolinate synthase, translating to MFTGSIVALVTPMDSQGKVCRSSLKKLIDYHVANGTSAIVSVGTTGESATLSHEEHADVVMMTVELAEGRIPVIAGTGANATAEAISLTKRFNNSGIVGCLTVTPYYNRPTQEGLFQHFKAIAEHTDLPQILYNVPSRTGCDMLPETVGRLAEIKNIVGIKEATGNLTRVHQIKELVSDDFILVSGDDASALDFMQLGGDGVISVTANVAARDMAEMCKLATQGHFAEARVINQRLMPLHNKLFVEPNPIPVKWACKELGLVATDTLRLPMTPITNSGREVVRAALKHAGLL from the coding sequence ATGTTCACGGGAAGTATTGTCGCGCTTGTCACGCCGATGGATTCGCAAGGTAAAGTCTGCCGCTCAAGCCTGAAGAAACTGATTGATTATCATGTCGCCAACGGAACCTCGGCGATCGTATCGGTAGGGACTACCGGTGAATCCGCCACGCTAAGCCACGAAGAACATGCCGATGTGGTGATGATGACCGTGGAACTGGCCGAAGGGCGCATCCCTGTTATTGCCGGGACGGGCGCAAACGCCACCGCAGAAGCCATCAGCCTGACGAAACGCTTTAATAACAGCGGTATTGTCGGCTGTCTGACCGTCACGCCGTACTACAACCGTCCTACTCAGGAAGGTCTGTTCCAGCATTTTAAAGCCATCGCCGAACATACTGACCTGCCGCAAATTCTGTATAATGTGCCGTCGCGTACCGGCTGCGATATGCTGCCGGAAACCGTGGGTCGCCTGGCGGAAATTAAAAATATTGTCGGTATTAAAGAAGCAACCGGGAACTTAACGCGTGTTCATCAGATCAAAGAGCTGGTTTCAGATGACTTTATTCTGGTGAGCGGTGATGATGCCAGCGCGCTGGACTTTATGCAGCTCGGCGGCGACGGCGTTATTTCCGTGACCGCTAACGTCGCGGCGCGAGATATGGCAGAAATGTGCAAACTGGCTACCCAGGGGCATTTCGCCGAAGCGCGCGTGATTAACCAGCGTCTGATGCCGTTACACAACAAACTATTTGTCGAACCCAATCCGATCCCGGTCAAATGGGCATGTAAGGAGTTGGGGCTTGTAGCAACCGATACGCTACGTTTGCCGATGACGCCGATCACCAATAGTGGTCGTGAGGTTGTCCGTGCAGCGCTTAAGCATGCCGGTCTGCTGTAA
- the bamC gene encoding outer membrane protein assembly factor BamC, protein MAYSVQKSRLAKVAGVSLVMLLAACSSDSRYKRQVSGDESYLDATPLAELHAPAGMILPLQNGDYNIPVTNGSGAVGKALDIRPPAQPLALVSGARTQFTGDTATLMVENGRNSTLWPQVVSIIQAQNYSIDKRDDASQSLTTGWVDWNRLDEDQQYRGRYQISVKPQGYQQSVVVKLLNLEQAGKPVADAASLQRYSTEMLNVISGGLDKSATDAQNAAEKRSVTSLDVQSSADDTGLPMLVVRGPFNIVWQRLPGVLEKVGMKVTDSTRSTGSISVTYKLLSDSGWRDLGARDPGLSAGDYKLQVGDLDNRSSLQFIDPKGHTLTQSQNDALVAAFQSAFNH, encoded by the coding sequence ATGGCTTACTCAGTACAGAAGTCGCGCCTGGCGAAGGTAGCGGGTGTTTCACTTGTGATGTTGCTCGCCGCCTGTAGTTCCGATTCACGTTACAAGCGTCAGGTTAGCGGTGACGAATCCTATCTGGATGCCACACCGCTTGCTGAACTTCATGCGCCGGCAGGAATGATCCTTCCGCTGCAAAACGGTGATTACAACATCCCTGTCACGAACGGCAGCGGCGCAGTCGGCAAAGCGCTGGATATCCGCCCGCCAGCACAGCCGCTGGCGCTGGTGAGTGGCGCACGTACCCAGTTTACGGGCGATACCGCAACGCTGATGGTAGAAAACGGCCGCAACAGCACGCTGTGGCCGCAGGTCGTCAGCATCATTCAGGCGCAAAACTACAGCATCGACAAACGTGACGATGCCTCGCAGAGCCTGACCACCGGCTGGGTTGACTGGAACCGTCTCGATGAAGATCAGCAGTATCGCGGCCGTTATCAAATCTCGGTGAAACCGCAGGGCTATCAGCAGTCAGTGGTGGTTAAGTTGCTGAACCTGGAGCAGGCGGGCAAACCGGTGGCTGACGCGGCATCGTTGCAGCGCTACAGCACCGAAATGCTGAACGTTATCTCCGGCGGTCTGGATAAATCCGCGACCGACGCGCAGAACGCCGCTGAAAAACGCAGCGTAACCTCGCTGGATGTCCAGAGCAGCGCGGATGATACCGGTCTGCCAATGCTGGTGGTGCGTGGTCCGTTCAATATCGTATGGCAGCGCCTGCCGGGTGTGCTGGAAAAAGTGGGCATGAAAGTGACCGACAGCACCCGTTCTACCGGCAGCATTTCCGTTACCTACAAGCTACTGTCTGACAGCGGTTGGCGGGATCTGGGCGCGCGCGATCCGGGCCTCTCCGCCGGTGACTACAAGCTGCAGGTCGGCGATCTGGATAACCGCAGCAGCCTCCAGTTTATCGATCCGAAAGGTCATACTCTGACGCAGTCGCAAAACGATGCGTTGGTCGCGGCATTCCAGTCAGCGTTCAACCATTAA